The proteins below come from a single Planctomycetota bacterium genomic window:
- a CDS encoding adenosylcobalamin-dependent ribonucleoside-diphosphate reductase, whose protein sequence is MTVPTVDADIPKKIDLTANAQLVLARRYLKKDDRGEPIETPENMFRRVAANIAQAELVWGASRDAHAAEEQFYGLMARLEFLPNSPTMMNAGRRLQQLAACFVLPVPDDIEKIFDAIKYAAIIHKSGGGTGFSFSCIRPAGDLVESSRGRASGPISFMKVFNYATGAINQGGFRRGANMGVLQCDHPDVEIFCRAKREEGELENFNISIACTRDFMEAVRKGSDIPLVNPRSQRVTARVPARRVWETMAREAHAGGDPGAIFLDRINQDNPTPQLGSIECTNPCGEQPLLPYEACNLGSINLNKVVRNGRIDWDALRQIVRLAVRFLDNCIEMSQYPLLQITEMVHGNRKIGLGVMGFADLLLRLGVAYNSAPALATAEEVMAFVRAEADRASADLGRERGPFPNLPGSIYDRPDGPAYRNACRTTVAPTGTLSILANCSSGIEPIFALAMDRHVLDGEVLREAHPLFEQTARERGFWSKDLLARIAAAPSLAQVENVPEDVRRLFVTAHEIEPKWHVEIQAAFQRHVDNAVSKTVNLPREAAVEDVANVYWMAYEMGCKGITVFRDRSRQRQVLVRSLEPGMELEPPPLACNRPDACSRP, encoded by the coding sequence ATGACCGTCCCCACTGTAGATGCAGACATCCCGAAGAAGATCGACCTGACGGCGAACGCCCAACTCGTGCTCGCCCGGCGGTACCTGAAGAAGGACGACCGCGGCGAGCCGATTGAAACGCCCGAGAACATGTTCCGCCGCGTCGCCGCCAACATCGCCCAGGCCGAACTCGTCTGGGGGGCGTCGCGGGACGCTCATGCCGCCGAGGAACAGTTCTACGGCCTGATGGCGCGTCTGGAGTTTTTGCCGAATTCGCCGACGATGATGAACGCCGGCCGCCGACTCCAGCAGTTGGCCGCCTGTTTCGTCCTCCCCGTGCCCGACGACATCGAGAAGATCTTCGACGCCATCAAGTACGCCGCCATCATTCACAAATCGGGCGGCGGAACGGGCTTCTCTTTCAGCTGCATCCGCCCCGCCGGCGACCTCGTCGAATCCAGCCGCGGACGCGCCTCCGGGCCCATCTCCTTCATGAAGGTCTTCAACTACGCCACCGGCGCGATCAACCAGGGCGGCTTCCGCCGGGGCGCCAACATGGGTGTCCTCCAGTGCGACCATCCCGACGTCGAAATCTTCTGCCGCGCCAAACGCGAAGAAGGCGAACTCGAAAACTTCAACATCAGCATCGCCTGCACCCGCGACTTCATGGAGGCCGTCCGCAAAGGGAGCGACATCCCTCTGGTGAATCCGCGCAGCCAACGGGTCACGGCGCGCGTCCCCGCCCGCCGCGTCTGGGAAACCATGGCCCGCGAGGCCCACGCCGGCGGCGACCCCGGCGCCATCTTCCTCGACCGCATCAACCAGGACAACCCCACGCCGCAACTCGGCTCGATCGAATGCACGAACCCCTGCGGCGAGCAGCCGCTTCTGCCTTATGAGGCCTGCAACCTCGGCTCCATCAACCTGAACAAGGTCGTGCGGAACGGGCGGATCGATTGGGACGCCCTTCGGCAAATCGTCCGCCTCGCCGTCCGCTTCCTCGACAATTGCATCGAGATGAGCCAGTACCCCCTGCTGCAGATCACGGAGATGGTGCACGGCAATCGGAAGATCGGCCTGGGGGTGATGGGTTTTGCGGACCTGCTCCTGCGCCTCGGCGTGGCGTACAACTCGGCCCCGGCCCTCGCGACGGCCGAGGAGGTCATGGCCTTTGTGCGGGCCGAGGCCGACCGCGCCAGCGCGGACCTCGGCCGCGAACGCGGGCCGTTCCCGAACCTGCCTGGCAGCATCTACGACCGTCCGGACGGGCCGGCGTATCGCAACGCCTGCCGCACCACCGTCGCGCCGACGGGGACGCTTTCGATCCTGGCCAATTGCTCGTCGGGCATCGAGCCGATCTTCGCCCTGGCGATGGATCGCCACGTCCTCGACGGCGAGGTCCTGCGCGAGGCCCATCCGCTCTTCGAGCAGACGGCGCGCGAGCGCGGCTTCTGGAGCAAGGACCTTTTGGCGCGCATCGCGGCGGCGCCCTCGCTCGCCCAGGTCGAAAACGTGCCCGAGGACGTGCGCCGGCTGTTCGTCACCGCCCACGAGATCGAGCCGAAGTGGCACGTCGAGATCCAGGCCGCCTTCCAGCGCCACGTCGACAACGCCGTCTCCAAGACCGTCAACCTTCCGCGCGAGGCCGCCGTCGAGGACGTCGCCAACGTCTATTGGATGGCCTACGAGATGGGCTGCAAAGGCATCACCGTCTTCCGCGACCGCAGCCGCCAGCGCCAGGTCCTCGTCCGGAGCCTCGAACCGGGCATGGAACTCGAACCGCCCCCGCTCGCCTGCAACCGCCCGGACGCCTGCTCGCGGCCGTAG
- a CDS encoding segregation/condensation protein A, giving the protein FKEAAGLLDDRGREMARRFGRQVDERLLEKLVGETGEIPAHELLEGVEVWDLFTAFSQIIRTLGYTRSREVIYDDTPVEQAVEDLLARLQAAKSVLFVQLFDRTRDLGYLVTMFLAILELTRQRLVGVEQAADFQDIRLFLRDPQAETYRAKKPKGAAASADGLARQHPRRPTAHQRRAVREMMDDVAIEKTEFDEILESIQVPEVEPYRPIYSEKEILGRPDAESPGETPATEKETPDAPGGESPDQPVNKEPQPEPPPEPPA; this is encoded by the coding sequence TTCAAGGAGGCCGCCGGATTGCTGGACGACCGCGGCCGCGAGATGGCCCGGCGGTTCGGCCGGCAGGTGGACGAACGGCTCCTGGAGAAACTCGTCGGCGAAACCGGCGAGATCCCCGCCCACGAACTCCTCGAGGGCGTCGAGGTCTGGGACCTCTTCACCGCCTTCAGCCAGATCATCCGGACGCTCGGCTACACCAGGTCGCGCGAGGTCATCTACGACGATACGCCCGTCGAGCAGGCCGTCGAGGACCTGCTCGCGCGCCTTCAGGCCGCGAAGTCCGTCCTCTTCGTGCAACTGTTCGACCGCACCCGAGACCTGGGGTATCTCGTTACGATGTTCCTGGCGATCCTGGAACTGACGCGCCAGCGGCTGGTCGGCGTCGAGCAGGCCGCCGACTTCCAGGACATCCGCCTCTTCCTCAGGGATCCGCAGGCGGAAACCTACCGCGCGAAGAAACCGAAAGGCGCTGCCGCGAGCGCCGACGGTCTGGCGCGCCAACATCCCCGCCGCCCCACGGCCCACCAGCGCCGCGCGGTCCGCGAGATGATGGACGACGTCGCAATCGAGAAGACCGAGTTCGACGAAATCCTCGAATCCATCCAGGTCCCCGAGGTGGAGCCGTACCGCCCCATCTACTCCGAAAAAGAAATCCTCGGCCGGCCGGATGCGGAGTCCCCCGGAGAAACGCCGGCGACCGAAAAAGAGACGCCCGACGCCCCCGGCGGCGAATCGCCGGACCAGCCCGTGAACAAGGAGCCGCAACCCGAACCGCCGCCCGAGCCGCCTGCATAA